One Mus musculus strain C57BL/6J chromosome X, GRCm38.p6 C57BL/6J DNA window includes the following coding sequences:
- the Slc25a43 gene encoding solute carrier family 25 member 43 isoform X2 yields the protein MATWRRDGRLTGSQRLLCAGLAGAFSLSLTAPLELATVLAQVGKVQSHSLGLWATGRRVWLSEGPRALWKGNGVACLRLFPCSMVQLAAYRKFVVLFMDDLGRISQWSSIVTGSLAGMVSTIVTYPTDLIKTRLMVQNVLEPSYRGLIHAFSTIYQQEGFLALYRGVSLTVLGAVPFSAGSLLVYMNLEKVWNGPRDRFSHLQNFANVCVAAAVSQTLSFPFDTVKRKMQKFSCRPQDLKEY from the exons ATGGCTACGTGGAGACGGGATGGCCGGTTAACCGGCAGCCAGCGGCTCCTGTGTGCGGGGCTGGCCGGGGCGTTCAGCCTCAGCCTCACCGCGCCCCTGGAGCTTGCCACTGTGCTGGCCCAAGTCGGCAAGGTGCAAAGCCACTCCCTGGGGCTGTGGGCCACCGGACGCCGGGTGTGGCTGTCCGAGGGGCCAAGGGCCCTGTGGAAAGGGAATGGCGTGGCCTGCCTGCGCCTCTTCCCCTGCAGCATGGTACAGCTGGCCGCCTACCGAAA GTTCGTTGTGCTATTCATGGATGACCTGGGCCGTATTTCCCAGTGGAGTTCCATTGTGACTGGAAGTCTCGCAGGCATGGTTTCCACGATTGTCACATACCCTACAGACCTCATCAAAACCCGATTGATGGTGCAGAACGTGCTGGAACCATCATACAGGGGGCTAATCCATGCTTTTTCTACTATTTATCAACAAGAAGGGTTCCTGGCCCTTTATCGAGGGGTATCCCTCACTGTTTTAG GTGCTGTTCCCTTCTCTGCTGGCTCCCTTCTAGTTTACATGAACCTGGAAAAAGTCTGGAATGGACCCCGGGACCGCTTTTCTCACCTGCAGAACTTTGCCAATGTCTGTGTGGCTGCTGCTGTGAGCCAgaccctctcctttccctttgaCACTGTGAAGAGAAAGATGCAG AAATTTTCTTGCAGGCCACAAGACCTGAAGGAGTATTGA
- the Slc25a43 gene encoding solute carrier family 25 member 43 isoform X4 encodes MATWRRDGRLTGSQRLLCAGLAGAFSLSLTAPLELATVLAQVGKVQSHSLGLWATGRRVWLSEGPRALWKGNGVACLRLFPCSMVQLAAYRKFVVLFMDDLGRISQWSSIVTGSLAGMVSTIVTYPTDLIKTRLMVQNVLEPSYRGLIHAFSTIYQQEGFLALYRGVSLTVLGAVPFSAGSLLVYMNLEKVWNGPRDRFSHLQNFANVCVAAAVSQTLSFPFDTVKRKMQPHH; translated from the exons ATGGCTACGTGGAGACGGGATGGCCGGTTAACCGGCAGCCAGCGGCTCCTGTGTGCGGGGCTGGCCGGGGCGTTCAGCCTCAGCCTCACCGCGCCCCTGGAGCTTGCCACTGTGCTGGCCCAAGTCGGCAAGGTGCAAAGCCACTCCCTGGGGCTGTGGGCCACCGGACGCCGGGTGTGGCTGTCCGAGGGGCCAAGGGCCCTGTGGAAAGGGAATGGCGTGGCCTGCCTGCGCCTCTTCCCCTGCAGCATGGTACAGCTGGCCGCCTACCGAAA GTTCGTTGTGCTATTCATGGATGACCTGGGCCGTATTTCCCAGTGGAGTTCCATTGTGACTGGAAGTCTCGCAGGCATGGTTTCCACGATTGTCACATACCCTACAGACCTCATCAAAACCCGATTGATGGTGCAGAACGTGCTGGAACCATCATACAGGGGGCTAATCCATGCTTTTTCTACTATTTATCAACAAGAAGGGTTCCTGGCCCTTTATCGAGGGGTATCCCTCACTGTTTTAG GTGCTGTTCCCTTCTCTGCTGGCTCCCTTCTAGTTTACATGAACCTGGAAAAAGTCTGGAATGGACCCCGGGACCGCTTTTCTCACCTGCAGAACTTTGCCAATGTCTGTGTGGCTGCTGCTGTGAGCCAgaccctctcctttccctttgaCACTGTGAAGAGAAAGATGCAG CCCCACCACTGA
- the Slc25a43 gene encoding solute carrier family 25 member 43, producing MATWRRDGRLTGSQRLLCAGLAGAFSLSLTAPLELATVLAQVGKVQSHSLGLWATGRRVWLSEGPRALWKGNGVACLRLFPCSMVQLAAYRKFVVLFMDDLGRISQWSSIVTGSLAGMVSTIVTYPTDLIKTRLMVQNVLEPSYRGLIHAFSTIYQQEGFLALYRGVSLTVLGAVPFSAGSLLVYMNLEKVWNGPRDRFSHLQNFANVCVAAAVSQTLSFPFDTVKRKMQAQSPYLPHYGGVDVHFSGAADCFRQIVKTQGVLGLWNGLTANLLKVVPYFGVMFSMFEFCKRIFLYQNGYTLSPLTYKLTPGVDQSLKPQELRELKKFFKRRKLHSKTPPW from the exons ATGGCTACGTGGAGACGGGATGGCCGGTTAACCGGCAGCCAGCGGCTCCTGTGTGCGGGGCTGGCCGGGGCGTTCAGCCTCAGCCTCACCGCGCCCCTGGAGCTTGCCACTGTGCTGGCCCAAGTCGGCAAGGTGCAAAGCCACTCCCTGGGGCTGTGGGCCACCGGACGCCGGGTGTGGCTGTCCGAGGGGCCAAGGGCCCTGTGGAAAGGGAATGGCGTGGCCTGCCTGCGCCTCTTCCCCTGCAGCATGGTACAGCTGGCCGCCTACCGAAA GTTCGTTGTGCTATTCATGGATGACCTGGGCCGTATTTCCCAGTGGAGTTCCATTGTGACTGGAAGTCTCGCAGGCATGGTTTCCACGATTGTCACATACCCTACAGACCTCATCAAAACCCGATTGATGGTGCAGAACGTGCTGGAACCATCATACAGGGGGCTAATCCATGCTTTTTCTACTATTTATCAACAAGAAGGGTTCCTGGCCCTTTATCGAGGGGTATCCCTCACTGTTTTAG GTGCTGTTCCCTTCTCTGCTGGCTCCCTTCTAGTTTACATGAACCTGGAAAAAGTCTGGAATGGACCCCGGGACCGCTTTTCTCACCTGCAGAACTTTGCCAATGTCTGTGTGGCTGCTGCTGTGAGCCAgaccctctcctttccctttgaCACTGTGAAGAGAAAGATGCAG GCTCAAAGTCCTTATCTTCCCCACTATGGAGGAGTAGATGTCCACTTCTCAGGAGCAGCTGACTGCTTCCGGCAGATCGTGAAAACCCAAGGGGTACTGGGGCTCTGGAACGGACTGACGGCTAACTTACTAAAG GTAGTTCCATATTTTGGAGTTATGTTTAGCATGTTTGAGTTCTGTAAGAGAATTTTTCTTTATCAAAATGGTTACACCCTGTCCCCACTGACCTATAAACTGACCCCAGGAGTGGACCAAAGTTTGAAGCCCCAGGAATTACGGGAGCTAAAGAAGTTCTTCAAACGCAGAAAACTGCACTCCAAAACACCACCTTGGTAA
- the Slc25a43 gene encoding solute carrier family 25 member 43 isoform X1 has translation MATWRRDGRLTGSQRLLCAGLAGAFSLSLTAPLELATVLAQVGKVQSHSLGLWATGRRVWLSEGPRALWKGNGVACLRLFPCSMVQLAAYRKFVVLFMDDLGRISQWSSIVTGSLAGMVSTIVTYPTDLIKTRLMVQNVLEPSYRGLIHAFSTIYQQEGFLALYRGVSLTVLGAVPFSAGSLLVYMNLEKVWNGPRDRFSHLQNFANVCVAAAVSQTLSFPFDTVKRKMQATRPEGVLRTKPKDMCELD, from the exons ATGGCTACGTGGAGACGGGATGGCCGGTTAACCGGCAGCCAGCGGCTCCTGTGTGCGGGGCTGGCCGGGGCGTTCAGCCTCAGCCTCACCGCGCCCCTGGAGCTTGCCACTGTGCTGGCCCAAGTCGGCAAGGTGCAAAGCCACTCCCTGGGGCTGTGGGCCACCGGACGCCGGGTGTGGCTGTCCGAGGGGCCAAGGGCCCTGTGGAAAGGGAATGGCGTGGCCTGCCTGCGCCTCTTCCCCTGCAGCATGGTACAGCTGGCCGCCTACCGAAA GTTCGTTGTGCTATTCATGGATGACCTGGGCCGTATTTCCCAGTGGAGTTCCATTGTGACTGGAAGTCTCGCAGGCATGGTTTCCACGATTGTCACATACCCTACAGACCTCATCAAAACCCGATTGATGGTGCAGAACGTGCTGGAACCATCATACAGGGGGCTAATCCATGCTTTTTCTACTATTTATCAACAAGAAGGGTTCCTGGCCCTTTATCGAGGGGTATCCCTCACTGTTTTAG GTGCTGTTCCCTTCTCTGCTGGCTCCCTTCTAGTTTACATGAACCTGGAAAAAGTCTGGAATGGACCCCGGGACCGCTTTTCTCACCTGCAGAACTTTGCCAATGTCTGTGTGGCTGCTGCTGTGAGCCAgaccctctcctttccctttgaCACTGTGAAGAGAAAGATGCAG GCCACAAGACCTGAAGGAGTATTGAGGACTAAGCCCAAGGACATGTGTGAGTTAGACTAG
- the Slc25a43 gene encoding solute carrier family 25 member 43 isoform X3, producing the protein MATWRRDGRLTGSQRLLCAGLAGAFSLSLTAPLELATVLAQVGKVQSHSLGLWATGRRVWLSEGPRALWKGNGVACLRLFPCSMVQLAAYRKFVVLFMDDLGRISQWSSIVTGSLAGMVSTIVTYPTDLIKTRLMVQNVLEPSYRGLIHAFSTIYQQEGFLALYRGVSLTVLGAVPFSAGSLLVYMNLEKVWNGPRDRFSHLQNFANVCVAAAVSQTLSFPFDTVKRKMQCQKT; encoded by the exons ATGGCTACGTGGAGACGGGATGGCCGGTTAACCGGCAGCCAGCGGCTCCTGTGTGCGGGGCTGGCCGGGGCGTTCAGCCTCAGCCTCACCGCGCCCCTGGAGCTTGCCACTGTGCTGGCCCAAGTCGGCAAGGTGCAAAGCCACTCCCTGGGGCTGTGGGCCACCGGACGCCGGGTGTGGCTGTCCGAGGGGCCAAGGGCCCTGTGGAAAGGGAATGGCGTGGCCTGCCTGCGCCTCTTCCCCTGCAGCATGGTACAGCTGGCCGCCTACCGAAA GTTCGTTGTGCTATTCATGGATGACCTGGGCCGTATTTCCCAGTGGAGTTCCATTGTGACTGGAAGTCTCGCAGGCATGGTTTCCACGATTGTCACATACCCTACAGACCTCATCAAAACCCGATTGATGGTGCAGAACGTGCTGGAACCATCATACAGGGGGCTAATCCATGCTTTTTCTACTATTTATCAACAAGAAGGGTTCCTGGCCCTTTATCGAGGGGTATCCCTCACTGTTTTAG GTGCTGTTCCCTTCTCTGCTGGCTCCCTTCTAGTTTACATGAACCTGGAAAAAGTCTGGAATGGACCCCGGGACCGCTTTTCTCACCTGCAGAACTTTGCCAATGTCTGTGTGGCTGCTGCTGTGAGCCAgaccctctcctttccctttgaCACTGTGAAGAGAAAGATGCAG TGCCAAAAAACGTGA